The proteins below are encoded in one region of Styela clava chromosome 4, kaStyClav1.hap1.2, whole genome shotgun sequence:
- the LOC120326867 gene encoding choline/ethanolamine transporter FLVCR2-like: MVYVLYKIRWCYLVVVWFAIFTGEYSSCAYGIVNNIVARYFNVSPSSVDFLPSATFMVGSFVLVIMALFHSHISVRMQCITMTLGALLGAMTVTVGFLQSDLYYLVLMGQIFIGISAGISFVIPVTLAANWFSEKEVGTSIAIEFSAIHAGQMLSSLLYPLLLNDVLDSSEGKFDSDAVRNAFATSFGIITAFLLISVIFACLYAKDHPPSPPSASQEKILNSLNQKKTEMNMESILESLKKTASHYRNINFVLITIVFSFDSSYFAMTKILITSLMMKTFPDIPETLPGIIRIVGNILAVFFSLAAGPLLDRFGRYKLFSALPIAGLIPSCISILLAHHYKCLTALIFLYPLTMGLRGFSEVTLVEYLTEVTYPAEKITLMCAHYIPSLVFQSIFIVVERVLMETYDETIAILVPLTASVISLPMIMAVTSIYRRSDVDNSEKTTLVTNRTKK, from the exons ATGGTATACGTATTGTACAAAATCAGGTGGTGCTATTTAGTAGTTGTTTGGTTTGCCATCTTCACAGGTGAATACTCATCATGCGCATATGGAATCGTGAACAACATAGTTGCCAGATACTTCAATGTTTCACCATCTTCAGTTGACTTTTTACCGAGTGCCACGTTTATGGTTGGATCTTTTGTTCTAGTTATCATGGCTTTATTTCACAGTCATATCAGTGTTCGAATGCAATGTATCACTATGACACTTGGCGCACTTTTGGGCGCAATGACGGTGACAGTCGGATTTCTACAGAG TGACTTGTACTACCTCGTATTGATGGGACAAATTTTCATCGGAATTTCAGCAGGAATATCTTTTGTCATTCCTGTTACACTGGCAGCAAACTGGTTTTCTGAAAAGGAAGTCGGGACGTCAATTGCGATCGAATTCAGTGCAATTCATGCTGGTCAAATGTTATCATCTTTACTCTATCCTTTGCTATTAAATGACGTACTGGATAGTTCAGAAGGAAAGTTTGATTCCGATGCAGTTCGAAATGCTTTTGCAACGAGTTTTGGAATTATTACAGCGTTTCTGCTTATTTCCGTCATATTTGCTTGCTTATATGCAAAAGATCATCCACCAAGTCCGCCGAGTGCATCTcaagaaaaaattttgaactcGTTAAATCAAAAAAAGACTGAAATGAATATGGAAAGTATTCTTGAAAGCTTGAAGAAAACTGCATCACATTACCGAAATATCAACTTTGTTTTGATAACGATTGTGTTTTCTTTTGACTCATCTTACTTTGCGATGACAAAAATTCTCATCACATCGTTAATGATGAAAACATTTCCAGATATACCAGAGACACTCCCAGGAATAATCAGAATTGTTGGCAACATACTTGCTGTTTTCTTCTCTTTAGCTGCTGGGCCGCTGTTGGATAGATTTGGACGTTACAAGTTATTCAGTGCTTTGC CTATTGCTGGACTTATACCAAGCTGCATTTCTATATTACTCGCACATCATTACAAGTGTCTCACAGCTCTCATATTTTTGTACCCGTTAACCATGGGACTGCGTGGATTTTCTGAGGTAACTCTTGTGGAATATTTGACGGAAGTTACGTATCCCGCAGAAAAAATCACATTGATGTGTGCTCATTATATACCTTCGCTCGTGTTCCAGAGCATTTTTATCGTGGTGGAAAGAGTTTTGATGGAGACTTACGATGAGACTATTGCAATATTGGTACCACTAACTGCATCCGTGATTTCTCTTCCCATGATTATGGCAGTAACTTCAATATACCGCAGGTCGGACGTTGACAATTCTGAGAAGACTACTCTTGTAACCAATCGGACTAAGAAGTGA